From the genome of Uranotaenia lowii strain MFRU-FL chromosome 1, ASM2978415v1, whole genome shotgun sequence, one region includes:
- the LOC129739608 gene encoding YTH domain-containing protein 1: protein MADLDAVNLGLDGTERDIAEELENSYDTRSEGGDSDDSTTTNPSISEVSSDSSDDDEDEDDDDGNSERRNSANNKKQQQKKKGKKKEDKETKKDQGEKDGGSSGANATNNSNSKKERKSRSRSPQSASVAAAPATSETKRKNAKNSSVKNSVKSYDYITKINYLFRETRFFLIKSNNSENVTISKTKGVWSTLPPNEANLNQAFRESRNVILVFSVKESGKFAGFARMAAEARRDLPAVEWVLPPGMSAKALGGVIKIDWVCKKELPFTSTTHLYNSWNENKPVKIGRDGQEIEPKVAEELCRLFPEDTSIEMTPILKKSKEASKMMKEKAASKSFRRPPNFSRPSSMMRGGGGGGGGRGGRGGGPMRDGRRKMFHGGKGRPGMFAPYRKDGRRGHGPPPRMPPGAAAAAAAASAAGFHGWERYSSTAAAEAYVADYMRTMQHQLPPMPYAPPPGFPGMPMPYESLPPPRYYEGLPMPEYPMPPGAIPGSVTGAAGTTQARGGYDKYDEFMWKPPPAVPGTTVPTSTAGGASMLPSMKGPPPPLPNYHIPPPSVPPVASGGYPSSGHGGGRKADGSDGGRGQRDRDRNHRNDRQRGGRGYNNRDRR from the coding sequence ATGGCCGATCTAGACGCAGTGAATCTGGGTTTGGACGGAACCGAGCGGGACATTGCCGAAGAGCTGGAGAATAGCTACGACACCCGGAGTGAGGGTGGAGACAGCGATGACAGTACCACAACTAATCCGAGCATTTCGGAAGTAAGTTCCGATTCGTCCGACGACGATGAGGATGAGGATGATGACGACGGGAACAGTGAACGGCGAAATTCTGCCAATAATaagaagcagcagcagaagaAGAAAGGCAAGAAAAAGGAGGATAAAGAGACCAAGAAAGATCAGGGGGAAAAAGATGGCGGAAGCAGTGGTGCAAACGCAACGAATAACAGTAATAGCAAGAAGGAGCGGAAATCTCGTAGCCGTAGTCCCCAGTCGGCTTCGGTTGCTGCAGCCCCGGCCACGTCCGAAACGAAGCGAAAGAATGCTAAGAATAGTTCGGTGAAAAACTCCGTCAAATCATATGACTATATTACTAAAATTAACTATCTGTTCCGGGAGACCCGGTTCTTTTTGATTAAATCGAACAATTCTGAGAATGTAACCATTTCCAAGACGAAGGGTGTCTGGTCCACCTTGCCGCCGAATGAGGCCAACTTGAATCAAGCGTTCCGTGAAAGTCGTAATGTAATTCTTGTGTTTTCGGTCAAAGAGAGCGGTAAATTtgccgggtttgcccggatggCCGCGGAAGCTCGTCGGGATCTACCTGCCGTGGAGTGGGTACTTCCTCCGGGCATGTCCGCGAAGGCACTCGGGGGTGTTATCAAGATCGATTGGGTTTGCAAGAAGGAACTGCCCTTCACTAGTACGACACATTTGTACAATTCCTGGAACGAAAATAAACCTGTTAAAATAGGTCGTGATGGGCAAGAAATTGAGCCGAAGGTAGCTGAAGAGTTGTGCCGATTGTTCCCGGAAGATACGTCAATTGAAATGACACCCATTCTCAAGAAGTCGAAAGAAGCTTCGAAGATGATGAAAGAGAAAGCTGCCTCGAAATCGTTCCGTCGCCCACCGAACTTTTCACGTCCATCTAGCATGATGCGTGGTGGAGGAGGTGGAGGTGGAGGGCGAGGTGGTCGCGGTGGTGGTCCTATGAGGGATGGTCGAAGGAAAATGTTCCACGGTGGAAAAGGTCGTCCGGGTATGTTTGCTCCGTACCGAAAGGATGGGCGCCGTGGTCATGGACCACCACCACGGATGCCTCCAGGGGCTGCAGCTGCTGCGGCGGCTGCTTCCGCTGCAGGATTCCACGGTTGGGAACGTTACAGTAGTACCGCGGCAGCTGAAGCCTATGTGGCCGATTATATGCGCACAATGCAACATCAACTTCCCCCAATGCCGTACGCACCACCGCCAGGTTTCCCCGGAATGCCGATGCCGTACGAGAGTCTCCCACCTCCACGTTACTACGAAGGACTTCCGATGCCCGAATATCCAATGCCACCGGGTGCAATTCCCGGCAGCGTGACCGGTGCAGCTGGAACGACACAAGCACGCGGTGGCTACGACAAGTACGATGAGTTCATGTGGAAACCTCCGCCGGCGGTTCCCGGTACCACGGTGCCAACCTCCACGGCTGGGGGCGCCTCGATGCTACCGTCGATGAAGGGTCCACCACCGCCCCTGCCCAATTACCACATTCCCCCGCCATCCGTACCCCCGGTAGCTTCCGGCGGCTATCCGTCGTCCGGGCACGGCGGCGGTCGCAAAGCTGACGGTTCGGATGGTGGCCGTGGTCAGCGGGATCGAGACCGGAACCATCGCAACGATCGGCAGCGTGGTGGCAGAGGCTACAACAATCGGGATCGACGATGA